The following coding sequences are from one Peromyscus eremicus chromosome X, PerEre_H2_v1, whole genome shotgun sequence window:
- the Yipf6 gene encoding protein YIPF6 — MAEAEEAPGEPETATPRPLFAGLSDISISQDIPIEGEITIPVRARARELDNSTLNESVRHTIMRDLKAVGKKFMHVLYPRKSNALLRDWDLWGPLILCVTLALMLQKSSVDGEKDGGPQFAEVFVVVWFGAVTITLNSKLLGGNISFFQSLCVLGYCILPLTVAMLVCRLVLLAGQGPINFMIRLFVVVVMFAWSVAASTAFLADSQPPNRKALAVYPVFLFYFVISWMILTFTP; from the exons ATGGCGGAAGCCGAGGAAGCTCCTGGAGAGCCCGAGACAGCGACGCCTAGGCCTTTG TTCGCAGGCCTTTCTGATATATCAATTTCACAAGACATCCCAATAGAAGGAGAGATTACTATTCCTGTGAGAGCTCGTGCTCGAGAACTTGACAACTCCACATTAAATGAATCTGTTCGCCATACCATC atgCGTGATCTAAAAGCTGTGGGGAAGAAATTTATGCACGTTTTATATCCAAGGAAAAGTAACGCTTTGTTAAGAGATT GGGATTTGTGGGGGCCATTAATACTCTGCGTGACACTTGCCTT GATGCTACAGAAGAGTTCTGTGGATGGGGAAAAAGATGGAGGACCGCAGTTTGCTGAAGTTTTCGTTGTTGTCTGGTTTGGAGCAGTCACTATCACACTGAATTCCAAACTTCTTGGTGGAAACAT TTCTTTCTTTCAGAGCCTGTGCGTGCTGGGATACTGCATACTTCCTTTGACTGTTGCAATGCTAGTTTGCCGTCTGGTGCTTTTGGCAGGACAGGGACCAATAAACTTCATGATTCGgctttttgtggtggtggtgatgttcgCCTGGTCTGTGGCTG catCAACAGCTTTTCTTGCTGACAGCCAGCCTCCAAACCGCAAAGCTCTCGCTGTGTATCCGGTCTTTTTATTCTACTTCGTGATCAGTTGGATGATACTCACGTTCACTCCATAG